A window of Chitinivorax sp. B genomic DNA:
AGCATTGAACTGGGCTTGATATTGCTCGATGAAAGTGAGCGGATCCCCTTCAAAGGTGTTAATCACCCCTTCATCGGTTTCTACCGTCACTTGGCGGCCAACCACGCGGATACGCTTTTTTGCGGGCAAACCGATAAAGGAATAGCGACCGAAACGCTCGCCCCCCACCACAGACTCCAACAGGTAGGAATAAGGCTTGTTGGCCAGTTTCAGGTACACCGACAACGGTGTATCGACATCAGCCAGCAGTTCAAGGGTAACGGGGATGCGGTTATAGCCGTGCGCGGCCAGTACGCTGAATTCTTGTTCAGTCATGATGATCCTGCAGAATCAGTTTGATTGGGATGGGGACAAAGAAGCGAGACGTTATCGGCGCCATCGCCAACGCTGAATCAAACGGTCTGTCAGGAAGGTCATGATGGATGGTATGTACTCAATGAGCCAAATCAGGTAGAGCCAATATTCAACAATAAATCGGCAGCCTCGACAAGCCCCGATACTACATAATCAGCGCCCAACGCCTCAACCGGGCCTTCGTGGCGATAGCCATAGGGTACCGCAATGCTCAGGCAACCAGCCTTTTTGGCGGCAAGGATATCGTTGATGGAATCGCCGATCATGGCCATCGCTGCCGGCTGTATACCAAAAAACTGGCAGGCATATTGCAAGGGTAGCGGGTGTGGTTTTTTCTCAGCCAAGCTATCACCGGACAGAATCAATTCAAAAAACGGTGCCAAACCCGTGGAAATCAGCAACGGTTCGGTAAACCGTTTGGGCTTGTTGGTAATACATGCCAATCGCAACCCTACTGCCTGCATTCGCTGCAAACCTGCGTCCACGTCTGGATAAGCCTTGGTCGCATCATGCAGCATCTGGTCATAGCATGATTTGAACAAGCTAACCCCCTGCTCGAACAAGGCCTCGGTTGGCTCACCATCACGCTGGTCAGCCAAGGTTCGCTTGACCAGACTGACCATACCATCACCGACATAGGTCTTGACACGCTCAAGTGGCAACGGGTCAAAACCCAACTGCTGGCGCATGGCATTGGCCGCACCGGCGAGATCCGTGATGGTATCGAGTAAAGTGCCATCCAGATCAAGGGCAACAGCACAGATGATTGGTCGAGTCATAGTACCTTTCGATAGAAATCAGTTTCGTCACTGACGGCGAAATCAAACCGTTGATAAAGCGCCAATGCACGTTGATTGCTCGCAGTCATCACCAAGGTGATTTCATCCAACGGCTGTTGCTGGAGCTCAGTCAATGCCTTGCTCATCAACACTTCTCCCAGATGGTAACTCTGGTAATCCGGATCCCGACCAATGGAGGCCACTTCTCCAATAGACCTACCAGCCTGCTGGTATGTCTTTACATTGACAAAGCCCGCCAGGCGGTGACCGTCCGCCAATACCCAACCCGGGGTTTGGCGCTGATGAGTGGCGGTCGACTCAAACGAAGGAATCACCACGCCGGGATGAACAAAGGTGCGCTTGAGCATTTGGTAATAGGGTTCAAGATCTGCCTCGGTACAACGTCGCCAGGTCAACGGTACTGGCGGCGTATAAACCATACAGGGCAAATCGGCCGGCCGACTCATGCCATACAGCGTGAAATGCGGCGTGAACCCCATTTGTTGCAATAGCCCGATTGAATCGAGCAGCCATTGCTCGACACCTAATTCAATGGCATTGCAGCCTTGAGTTTGGGCGCGTCTGGTGAGTGCTTTCAATAGCCGGATTTTGGCATCATCGTCGAACGATTGGCCATCCCAACCAAGTAAATCCATCATGGCAGCACCAAAGCCAGTCGGTACCAATGTCAATACGGCCGATAGCCTCCCGTGCTGATAAAGCTCAAATACATCCTCACTGGTAGTCGAGACTTCCGTCAGCACGCGCCAAGCCGTCGCCACATCAAAACCATTGGCGCAGTGTGTTTCAATAAATTGCCGAAGTGGCTCAGCATCACGCTGCGCTGGGTGGCGAATCAACACTTGGCCAGTCATGCCACATCCCGGATATCGAGCAAATCACCGAAGCCGCATCGTTCACTGTGCAAGACCGCAATCAGCTTTTGTGCAACTTGCTCCGGTTTGGCCAAACCACCGCTGGCCTGATATTGCTTGAACTGCTCCAGTAACGGGAACTGTTCAGACGAAGCCTGGCGAATCAGCCCCTGCATATCGGTATCGACCACGCCCGGCGCAATGGATACCATGTGTACGCCATGCGACACGCCAACCTGCTCGGCACCGACACAACGGGTATAGTGATCCAATCCTGCCTTGGTCGTACAGTAAGCACTCCATCCCTGATAAGGCTTGCGCGCTGCACCTGAGGAAATATTCATCACCCGTTTGTCACACGCCAATCCGCGGAAAGCACGAATCAGCGCATTGGCCAGCTGAATGGGTGCCAACAGGTTGACAGCCACTGCCTGTTGCAATGCGCTGTCATCGTAATCGCCCGCCTTGGCGATAGGAGCCAACATCCCTGCATTATTGATCAGATAGATACCTTGCCATTGCATAGCCGCCAAAGAGCCAAACAGCTCTTCCGCCAGTTGGGTAACAGCAACAGTATCGGCCAGATCCTGTTTGATGAATCGATAACTGGCAGCGGTCTGCCCTGCGACCTTCAGCATCTCACTTTCGTGCCGTGCCAGGCAGATCAGATGATGGCCTGCCTGCGCCAGTTGCTGCACCAATGCCAGGCCCAATCCTCGTGATGCCCCGGTAATCACATAGCAGCGCATGGGTCAACCTGCCACCCTGGCCAATTCAGTACGCATAGCGTTGATAGTAGCCTTGTAATCCGGCGTGTTGTAAATTGCCGAGCCAGCCACAAAGGTATCAGCCCCGGCACGGGCAATTTCGGCAATGTTGTCAACCTTCACGCCACCATCGATCTCCAGCCAGATTTCCCGGCCAGTTCTGGCCGTGTATTCGTCAATACGGCGACGCGCTTCACGCAGCTTGTCCAACGTACCAGAAATAAACTTTTGCCCACCGAAACCAGGGTTGACTGACATCAACAGCACCATGTCCAATTTGTCCATGATGTAATCCATATAATGAAGCGGTGTGGCTGGATTGAACACCAGCCCCGCCTTACAGCCGGCTTCCTTGATCACCCCCAGAGTACGATCGACATGTTCTGATGCTTCCGGATGGAAGGTGATGATATCTGCGCCCGCCTTAGCAAACATGGTAGCCAAAGTGTCAACTGGTTTCACCATCAAATGCACATCGATCGGGGCACGGGTGATTGGGCGAATTGCTTCGCATACCATAGGGCCAATGGTCAGATTGGGCACATAGTGATTATCCATAACGTCAAAATGAATGATATCGGCGCCGGCATCGATTACCGCGGTGACTTCTTCACCCAGCTTGGCAAAATTGGCAGACAGAATCGAGGGAGCAATACGGAAGTTGCGCATGGGAGGGGCATCCACGGTGTCGACAGAAAACAGCATTTTACCGCAATGCATCGGCTTGACTCGACTGCCCCGTAAATTTGCGTGAACAAATATGATGCATCGCGTAACACATGCCATTCAGCCTGATACGCAAACCGCTTGCCCTGCCGAGCGTTTTGTTGTGCAATGCGGCACTATGAGTGAATCGAATAAATACCGCATTGACATTGAAGCTGAATCAGCCTACCTGCAAGAACAATCGGATGAACAGGCTGATCAGTATGTGTTCGCCTACCATATCCGCATGACCAATACCGGTGAGACCGCAGCCAAGCTGATCAGCCGCTATTGGGTCATCACCGATGCCACTGGCAGTGTGCAGGAAATACGTGGCCTGGGTGTGATTGGTGAACAACCCATACTCAAGCCCGGGCAAAGCTTTGAGTACACCAGCGGTATATCACTGGGCACCCCGGTTGGTACCATGCATGGTCGTTACCAGATGGTGGCGGAGGACGGCATACCATTCGAAGCCGAGATTCCGGAATTTGTACTGTCGATTCCGAGAACCCTGCACTGACGCCAATATGGCAATAACCTACCGGCTTGGCCGGTTTACATCCGGCCAAGTTCCCATCTCGACCATCACCGAAACCCGGCGTTCAAACTGAACCACACTACCAGCCATCAGCAGCCTGGTACGGTTTTACTGTTACCAAGCACTGGTCCCCTGGTGGCGTTGCATAACCTTACCG
This region includes:
- the rpe gene encoding ribulose-phosphate 3-epimerase, coding for MRNFRIAPSILSANFAKLGEEVTAVIDAGADIIHFDVMDNHYVPNLTIGPMVCEAIRPITRAPIDVHLMVKPVDTLATMFAKAGADIITFHPEASEHVDRTLGVIKEAGCKAGLVFNPATPLHYMDYIMDKLDMVLLMSVNPGFGGQKFISGTLDKLREARRRIDEYTARTGREIWLEIDGGVKVDNIAEIARAGADTFVAGSAIYNTPDYKATINAMRTELARVAG
- the apaG gene encoding Co2+/Mg2+ efflux protein ApaG, which gives rise to MSESNKYRIDIEAESAYLQEQSDEQADQYVFAYHIRMTNTGETAAKLISRYWVITDATGSVQEIRGLGVIGEQPILKPGQSFEYTSGISLGTPVGTMHGRYQMVAEDGIPFEAEIPEFVLSIPRTLH
- a CDS encoding phosphoglycolate phosphatase encodes the protein MTRPIICAVALDLDGTLLDTITDLAGAANAMRQQLGFDPLPLERVKTYVGDGMVSLVKRTLADQRDGEPTEALFEQGVSLFKSCYDQMLHDATKAYPDVDAGLQRMQAVGLRLACITNKPKRFTEPLLISTGLAPFFELILSGDSLAEKKPHPLPLQYACQFFGIQPAAMAMIGDSINDILAAKKAGCLSIAVPYGYRHEGPVEALGADYVVSGLVEAADLLLNIGST
- a CDS encoding (S)-benzoin forming benzil reductase, whose amino-acid sequence is MRCYVITGASRGLGLALVQQLAQAGHHLICLARHESEMLKVAGQTAASYRFIKQDLADTVAVTQLAEELFGSLAAMQWQGIYLINNAGMLAPIAKAGDYDDSALQQAVAVNLLAPIQLANALIRAFRGLACDKRVMNISSGAARKPYQGWSAYCTTKAGLDHYTRCVGAEQVGVSHGVHMVSIAPGVVDTDMQGLIRQASSEQFPLLEQFKQYQASGGLAKPEQVAQKLIAVLHSERCGFGDLLDIRDVA
- a CDS encoding GNAT family N-acetyltransferase is translated as MTGQVLIRHPAQRDAEPLRQFIETHCANGFDVATAWRVLTEVSTTSEDVFELYQHGRLSAVLTLVPTGFGAAMMDLLGWDGQSFDDDAKIRLLKALTRRAQTQGCNAIELGVEQWLLDSIGLLQQMGFTPHFTLYGMSRPADLPCMVYTPPVPLTWRRCTEADLEPYYQMLKRTFVHPGVVIPSFESTATHQRQTPGWVLADGHRLAGFVNVKTYQQAGRSIGEVASIGRDPDYQSYHLGEVLMSKALTELQQQPLDEITLVMTASNQRALALYQRFDFAVSDETDFYRKVL